In the genome of Mycobacterium kansasii ATCC 12478, one region contains:
- a CDS encoding alpha/beta hydrolase gives MPEREPEREDVYFTSGADRISAWLYRPTGSGPSPLLVMAHGLGAVRTMRLDAYAQRFCAAGYACLVFDYRNFGDSEGQPRQLLDIGMELADWRAAVTYARTLDGIDHSRIALWGTSFGGGHVIATAARMPGIAAAVAQCPFTDGIASVRAINPGTVARLTALAIRDVVGALAGRPPVLVPTVGKPGEVAVMTAADAYEGYLKLVPEGVELRNEIAARIAMRVLTYRPGRLAAKVRCPILFCVCQTDSVAPAGPTLRYAARAPRGEVKLYPEGHFAIYVDDAFERAVADQIAFLDKHLKSG, from the coding sequence GTGCCCGAACGCGAACCCGAACGCGAGGACGTCTATTTCACCTCGGGTGCCGACCGGATCAGCGCGTGGCTCTACCGTCCCACCGGCAGCGGCCCGTCTCCCCTGCTGGTCATGGCACACGGTCTCGGTGCGGTGCGCACCATGCGATTGGACGCCTACGCCCAACGGTTTTGTGCGGCCGGATACGCCTGTCTGGTGTTCGACTACCGCAACTTCGGCGACAGCGAGGGGCAGCCCCGCCAGCTGCTCGACATCGGCATGGAACTGGCGGACTGGCGGGCCGCGGTGACCTACGCGCGTACCCTGGACGGTATCGACCACAGCCGAATCGCCTTGTGGGGCACATCTTTTGGAGGTGGTCATGTGATTGCGACGGCCGCCCGGATGCCGGGCATCGCCGCCGCCGTCGCACAGTGCCCGTTCACCGACGGCATCGCCTCCGTCCGCGCGATCAACCCGGGGACTGTCGCACGCCTCACCGCACTGGCGATACGCGACGTCGTCGGCGCCCTGGCCGGACGGCCCCCGGTGCTCGTCCCCACGGTCGGCAAGCCCGGCGAGGTTGCAGTGATGACCGCCGCGGACGCCTACGAGGGCTATCTCAAGCTGGTGCCCGAGGGTGTGGAGTTGCGCAACGAGATCGCCGCCCGGATCGCCATGCGGGTCCTCACCTACCGCCCGGGCCGGCTGGCCGCGAAGGTCCGCTGCCCCATCCTGTTCTGCGTCTGCCAGACCGACTCGGTGGCACCCGCCGGCCCAACCCTGCGTTACGCCGCAAGAGCTCCCCGCGGTGAGGTCAAGCTGTATCCCGAGGGGCATTTCGCCATCTACGTCGACGACGCGTTCGAGCGCGCCGTCGCCGACCAGATCGCGTTCCTGGACAAGCATCTGAAAAGCGGCTAG
- a CDS encoding LLM class F420-dependent oxidoreductase: MRFVVTHPMHSHPYHPELLSGAGIAAIAAAAEGAGFHGFGFTDHPAPSQRWLQAGGHDALDPFVAMGFAAARTTTLRLIPNIVVLPYRNPFLVAKSGATLDLLSGGRFTLAVGVGYLKREFAALGVDYDERAELFEEALQVIRAVWTSDDISFVGRHFTASGITAHPRPLSPPPIWIGGNTRAARRRVAHYGDGWCPFPAPARLARTAGTAAIDSVDRLADGIDDLRRKCDAAGRDWSAIDITFTNADGGSPASDGFNADAYLSGLEKLAALGVTWVQVGLPGDSLAHVLESIERFWTLVIDAA, from the coding sequence ATGCGCTTCGTCGTCACCCACCCGATGCACAGTCATCCCTACCACCCGGAGCTGTTATCCGGGGCGGGTATCGCGGCGATCGCCGCGGCGGCCGAAGGCGCCGGCTTTCACGGGTTCGGCTTCACCGACCACCCGGCGCCGTCACAGCGCTGGCTTCAGGCGGGCGGCCATGACGCGTTGGATCCGTTTGTCGCCATGGGTTTTGCCGCCGCACGCACGACGACACTGCGCCTGATTCCCAACATCGTGGTGCTGCCGTACCGAAACCCGTTCCTGGTGGCCAAGTCCGGCGCAACGTTGGACCTGCTGTCCGGCGGCCGGTTCACCCTGGCGGTCGGGGTGGGATATCTGAAACGGGAGTTCGCGGCACTGGGTGTCGACTACGACGAGCGTGCCGAGCTGTTCGAGGAGGCGCTGCAGGTCATCCGCGCGGTGTGGACCAGCGATGACATATCTTTTGTGGGAAGGCATTTCACCGCGAGCGGCATCACCGCGCATCCCAGACCGCTCAGTCCACCGCCGATCTGGATCGGCGGTAACACCCGGGCGGCCCGTCGTCGCGTCGCCCACTACGGTGACGGCTGGTGCCCGTTCCCCGCCCCTGCGCGGCTGGCCCGGACCGCGGGTACCGCGGCCATCGACTCGGTGGACCGGCTTGCCGACGGCATCGACGACTTACGGCGCAAGTGCGACGCGGCCGGCCGGGACTGGTCGGCAATTGATATCACGTTCACCAACGCCGACGGGGGGAGCCCGGCGAGCGACGGCTTCAACGCCGACGCCTACTTGTCCGGGCTGGAAAAGCTTGCAGCCCTGGGTGTTACCTGGGTGCAGGTGGGACTGCCCGGCGACAGCCTTGCTCATGTGCTGGAGAGCATCGAGCGGTTTTGGACTCTGGTGATCGATGCCGCTTGA
- a CDS encoding PE family protein: protein MTHLIAAPEMMVSAATNAVKIGSAISAAGAAAAGSTTNVLAAAADEVSAAIAKLFGTYGQELQAALTQAAAFHDEFVQALAGAATTYAQAEAANTCAVSNAFNALLAPIENLLAPPPVNGATTPTPSAPLPLGSTVALIMGGTFDPQPFPVYVTTINGAYIQFLFPGANAAGLTYPAQFWPLTLNLGNLTINESIAQGVVDLNNAITSQLNASHNVIDFGFSQSSVVATNEMYALMNLPPGQRPDPSQLSFVLAGNPATPNGGIFTRFPGFHIPVLDLTFTPDTPPNSPYPTKIFATQYDPTSDFPQFPLNFLADLNAIMSTGQHDLYPNLDPNDAVALPTSPGYNGNTQYYMFMTRNLPLLEPLRAIPFIGRPLADLIQPDLRVLVDLGYTDWGSGQDYANIATPASLFGIPDPLVVGTDLARGAVEGTQAALVDIGLLPQSALPNAYPYLPSLDTNLNFFLGQPTDTTISLFTRAVGPLLDLIPPIY, encoded by the coding sequence ATGACGCACTTAATCGCTGCGCCCGAAATGATGGTGTCGGCGGCTACGAATGCGGTGAAGATTGGTTCGGCAATCAGCGCGGCCGGCGCGGCCGCAGCGGGGTCGACGACCAATGTGCTGGCGGCCGCTGCCGACGAGGTATCGGCGGCCATCGCCAAACTCTTCGGCACATACGGCCAGGAGCTTCAGGCGGCCCTCACCCAAGCCGCCGCATTTCACGACGAGTTCGTCCAAGCGCTGGCTGGTGCGGCAACCACCTACGCGCAAGCCGAGGCCGCCAACACGTGCGCGGTGTCCAATGCCTTCAACGCACTTCTCGCTCCGATCGAGAATTTGCTGGCACCGCCGCCCGTCAACGGTGCCACGACACCGACTCCGTCGGCTCCGCTACCCCTTGGCTCGACAGTGGCGCTCATCATGGGCGGAACGTTTGACCCTCAGCCGTTCCCCGTCTACGTGACGACCATCAATGGTGCCTACATCCAATTCCTCTTTCCTGGCGCAAACGCGGCGGGCTTGACCTACCCCGCGCAGTTCTGGCCGCTCACATTGAATCTCGGGAACTTGACGATCAACGAGTCCATCGCCCAAGGCGTTGTTGATCTCAACAACGCGATCACTTCGCAGTTGAACGCGAGCCACAACGTCATTGATTTCGGTTTCTCGCAAAGCTCCGTAGTTGCCACAAATGAAATGTATGCGCTCATGAACCTACCCCCTGGCCAGCGTCCCGATCCCAGCCAACTTTCATTCGTGCTGGCCGGTAATCCCGCCACCCCGAACGGGGGCATCTTTACCCGCTTCCCGGGTTTCCACATCCCCGTCTTGGACTTAACATTCACTCCGGACACCCCGCCGAATTCCCCCTACCCGACCAAGATTTTTGCGACCCAATACGACCCAACCAGCGACTTCCCGCAGTTCCCTCTCAACTTCCTGGCGGACCTCAATGCGATCATGAGCACCGGCCAACACGATTTGTATCCAAACCTCGATCCCAATGATGCGGTAGCGTTGCCGACATCTCCCGGCTATAACGGCAACACCCAGTACTACATGTTTATGACGCGAAACTTGCCGTTGCTTGAACCGCTTCGCGCCATCCCGTTTATAGGTCGCCCGCTCGCCGACCTCATTCAGCCGGATCTGCGGGTGCTGGTCGACTTGGGTTACACCGACTGGGGATCCGGCCAGGACTATGCCAACATTGCCACCCCAGCCAGCCTGTTCGGAATACCCGACCCTCTCGTCGTCGGCACCGACCTGGCCAGAGGCGCCGTGGAGGGAACTCAGGCCGCGCTGGTGGACATTGGACTGTTGCCGCAGTCCGCACTGCCGAATGCCTATCCATATCTTCCATCACTCGACACGAACCTGAATTTCTTCCTGGGCCAGCCGACTGATACGACGATATCTCTGTTCACCCGCGCCGTCGGGCCCCTGCTGGATTTGATTCCACCTATTTACTGA
- a CDS encoding PE family protein, whose amino-acid sequence MSYVFAAPELLASAAADVDGIAAAIGAASVAAAGPTSNLLAAAGDEVSAATAALFNAYAQEYQAVVRQAAAFQQEFTRTLAVAAGAYAQAEAANAALLNGALNGALSNARTAVTAPIQSLLTSAGVGTGGPSALTAVPAAASQIALIMGGTGNPDPDPKYLNRINVKYIQHLFPGAIPKALFTPEQFWPVTPQLGNMTFNQSVAQGVTALNNAINAQIALGNKVVAFGYSQSATIVNNEINALISAGAPHANDISFVMIGNPNTPDGGILSRFPGFYIPFLDVPFNGATPPNSPYATTIYTAQYDGIANAPRYPLNILSDINAFMGYFYVHNTYPTLSASEIANAVPLPTSPGYAGNTQYYMLLTQDLPLVQPIRDIPYAGPPIADLFQPQLRVLVDLGYADYGPNYANVPTPAGLLSIPNPFAVGYYLALGSLQAPYAAAVEIGVEAGFWGPEWFPQAYPWIPSINPGLHFYIGQPEVTLLSLASGGLGSLLHLIPPPVFP is encoded by the coding sequence ATGTCGTATGTGTTTGCTGCCCCCGAGTTGTTGGCGTCAGCAGCCGCCGATGTTGACGGCATCGCCGCGGCGATAGGCGCGGCCAGCGTGGCGGCCGCCGGACCGACGTCCAATCTGCTGGCGGCGGCCGGTGATGAGGTTTCGGCGGCTACGGCGGCGCTGTTCAATGCCTACGCGCAGGAGTACCAGGCGGTCGTCAGGCAGGCTGCGGCGTTTCAGCAGGAGTTCACCCGGACACTGGCCGTCGCGGCGGGTGCCTACGCCCAGGCCGAAGCCGCCAACGCGGCTTTGCTGAACGGGGCGTTGAACGGGGCGCTGTCGAATGCGCGCACCGCGGTCACCGCACCGATCCAGTCACTGTTGACCAGCGCGGGGGTCGGCACCGGCGGACCCAGCGCGCTGACGGCGGTTCCGGCCGCGGCCTCCCAAATCGCGCTGATCATGGGCGGCACCGGAAACCCCGACCCCGACCCCAAATACCTCAATCGAATCAACGTCAAATACATTCAGCACCTCTTCCCCGGGGCCATCCCGAAGGCGCTCTTCACCCCCGAGCAGTTCTGGCCGGTTACCCCCCAACTCGGCAACATGACGTTCAACCAGTCCGTCGCCCAGGGTGTGACGGCGCTGAACAATGCCATCAATGCCCAAATTGCACTGGGAAACAAGGTCGTCGCGTTCGGCTATTCGCAAAGCGCCACCATAGTCAACAACGAGATCAACGCCCTCATATCCGCGGGCGCACCCCATGCCAACGACATCTCCTTTGTCATGATCGGCAATCCCAACACCCCCGACGGCGGAATACTGTCGCGATTCCCCGGCTTCTATATCCCGTTCCTTGATGTGCCGTTCAACGGCGCGACGCCGCCGAACAGTCCTTATGCGACAACCATCTACACCGCCCAGTACGACGGCATCGCCAACGCGCCGCGCTATCCGCTCAACATCCTGTCGGACATCAACGCCTTCATGGGCTACTTCTATGTCCACAACACCTATCCGACGCTCTCGGCCAGCGAGATCGCCAACGCGGTACCCCTGCCGACCTCTCCGGGCTACGCCGGCAACACCCAGTACTACATGCTGCTGACTCAGGATCTACCGCTGGTCCAGCCGATTCGCGACATTCCCTACGCCGGACCACCGATCGCCGACCTTTTCCAGCCGCAGTTGCGCGTACTCGTCGACCTGGGCTACGCCGACTACGGACCGAACTACGCAAATGTTCCCACCCCGGCCGGGCTGCTCTCGATCCCCAACCCGTTTGCCGTCGGCTACTACCTGGCCCTGGGCAGCCTGCAGGCGCCCTACGCCGCCGCGGTGGAAATCGGGGTGGAAGCCGGATTCTGGGGCCCGGAGTGGTTCCCCCAGGCCTATCCGTGGATTCCGTCCATCAATCCGGGCCTGCATTTCTATATCGGCCAGCCCGAGGTGACATTGCTGTCGCTGGCGAGCGGGGGCCTCGGGTCGCTGCTGCATCTGATTCCGCCGCCCGTCTTCCCATGA
- a CDS encoding FAD-binding oxidoreductase: MLRGLANVVGSHHVVTDADVLAARSVDHTGRYRGRASALVRPGSAEQVAEVLRVCRDAGAYVTVQGGRTSLVAGTVPQHDDVLLSTERLCAVGDVDVLERRVVAGAGATLAAVQRAATAAGLVFGVDLSARDSATVGGMAATNAGGLRTVRYGNMSEQLVGLDVALPDGSVLHRHSRVRRDNTGYDLPALFVGAEGTLGVITQLDLRLHPAPSHRVTAICGFSDLDALVAAGRVLRDADGIAALELIDGRAAALTREQLGLAAPVEGDWLLLVELAADHDQTDRLAGLLGGMRFRGEPAVGVDSAARQRLWRTREALAEVLGGYGPPLKVDVSLPLPAIGRFARDAASLVHAHVADALPVLFGHIGEGNLHLNVLRLPPDREPALYPELMGLIAECGGNVSSEHGVGSRKRRYLGMSREPTDIAVMRTIKAALDPTGYLNAAVLFE; this comes from the coding sequence ATGCTGCGCGGCCTGGCGAATGTGGTCGGTTCGCACCACGTCGTCACCGACGCCGACGTGCTCGCCGCGCGCAGCGTGGACCACACCGGCCGCTATCGGGGACGGGCCAGTGCGCTGGTGCGGCCAGGCTCCGCCGAGCAGGTCGCCGAGGTGCTGCGGGTGTGCCGGGACGCCGGGGCCTATGTCACCGTGCAAGGCGGTCGCACCTCCCTGGTGGCCGGCACCGTTCCGCAACACGACGACGTGCTGCTGTCCACCGAAAGACTTTGTGCGGTGGGCGATGTCGACGTCCTCGAACGCCGTGTCGTGGCGGGCGCCGGGGCCACGCTGGCGGCGGTGCAGCGCGCCGCGACGGCGGCGGGCCTGGTGTTCGGCGTCGACCTGTCGGCTCGCGATTCCGCGACCGTCGGCGGGATGGCCGCCACCAACGCCGGTGGCCTGCGTACGGTGCGCTACGGCAACATGAGCGAGCAGCTGGTGGGCCTGGACGTGGCGCTGCCCGACGGCTCGGTGCTGCACCGGCACAGCCGGGTGCGCCGCGACAACACCGGCTACGACCTGCCGGCGCTGTTCGTCGGCGCCGAAGGCACGTTGGGCGTCATCACCCAGCTGGATCTGCGGTTGCATCCGGCTCCATCGCATCGGGTGACGGCGATCTGTGGCTTCTCCGACCTCGACGCGCTGGTCGCCGCCGGACGGGTGTTGCGCGACGCGGACGGAATCGCGGCACTGGAATTGATCGATGGCCGCGCGGCCGCGCTGACTCGCGAGCAGCTGGGGCTGGCCGCTCCCGTCGAGGGAGACTGGCTGCTGCTGGTGGAACTGGCAGCCGACCACGATCAGACCGATCGGCTGGCCGGGCTGCTCGGCGGGATGCGGTTCCGCGGCGAACCGGCAGTCGGCGTGGATAGCGCTGCGCGGCAACGATTGTGGCGTACCCGGGAAGCGTTGGCCGAGGTGCTGGGCGGCTATGGGCCACCGTTGAAGGTCGACGTTTCGCTACCGTTGCCGGCGATCGGCAGATTCGCCCGGGACGCGGCCAGTCTGGTCCACGCCCATGTCGCCGACGCGCTGCCGGTCCTGTTCGGCCACATCGGCGAGGGCAACCTGCACCTCAACGTGCTGCGGTTGCCGCCGGATCGCGAACCTGCGCTGTATCCGGAGCTGATGGGACTGATCGCCGAGTGCGGTGGCAACGTCAGCTCCGAGCACGGCGTCGGCAGCCGCAAGCGCCGGTACCTGGGGATGTCCCGGGAGCCCACCGACATCGCCGTCATGCGAACTATCAAGGCTGCGCTGGACCCGACCGGCTACCTCAATGCGGCGGTGTTGTTCGAATAG
- a CDS encoding TetR/AcrR family transcriptional regulator: MSQAFGATAATETDNSTRQRILAATAEVLGRSGKTKLSLSEVAAQAGVSRPTLYRWFASKEELLATFSRYERQNFESGLADATAGLKGVERLDAALRFIVDYQYSYSGVRMVDIEPELVIAQMSGVIPEMRDGLQRLLPGPNAAVKAATAIRVAISHYIVRSDDADQFLAQLRHAVGIKGAE, from the coding sequence ATGAGCCAGGCGTTTGGGGCAACAGCAGCGACCGAGACCGACAATTCGACGCGTCAGCGGATCCTGGCGGCCACCGCGGAGGTACTCGGCCGCAGCGGCAAGACCAAGCTCAGCCTCTCGGAGGTCGCGGCCCAGGCCGGCGTATCGCGTCCGACCCTCTACCGCTGGTTCGCTTCCAAAGAGGAGTTGCTCGCCACATTTTCGCGCTACGAGCGCCAGAACTTCGAAAGCGGGCTGGCCGACGCGACGGCCGGCCTCAAAGGCGTCGAAAGGCTGGATGCCGCGCTGCGTTTCATCGTCGACTACCAGTACTCCTACTCGGGCGTCCGGATGGTCGATATCGAACCGGAGTTGGTCATCGCGCAGATGTCCGGTGTCATACCCGAGATGCGTGACGGCTTGCAGCGGCTGCTTCCGGGCCCCAATGCCGCGGTGAAGGCAGCGACGGCAATCCGAGTCGCGATCTCGCACTACATCGTTCGAAGTGACGACGCCGATCAGTTCCTGGCTCAGCTGCGCCATGCCGTCGGAATCAAGGGAGCCGAATGA
- a CDS encoding PE family protein, translating into MSYLLTAPEMVSAAATDLDGIAAALYAANAAAAGPTTGLLAAAEDEVSRAVATLFGAFGQEYQAVVTHAAAFHTEFTRALAAAASAYAQAEATASNALSAFGTQVQTLLTPLLPNGGAGAINPPSITSLGTQVAFIMGGTGIPDPDAMYVTGAQTLFIQPRFPGYLSNALHTPEQFWPTTPNLGNLTFGRSVAEGVAILSNALTTQLSTAGNSAVVYGYSQSAAIATIEIRHLMAQVTPPSPSDLGFVLTGNPNNPNGGVLQRFTGLYVPVLDVLFNGATPPDSPYPTVIYTNQYDGTGNFPQYPLNLLADLNAVIGIVDGTHYYVGLPPDQVANAVHLPTSPGYSGNTEYFLGLTQKLPLTSLIRPIPYVGTPLAELVQPDLRVLVDLGYSDYGPGLSYADIPTPASFLSVPNPFAVSYYLAKGAVQGVQSSMVSLGWLPPSYIPTGYPYAPSVAPGLNFFVGQPSVTGLSLLTGALGTAAKDLGWIPPWWD; encoded by the coding sequence ATGTCGTATTTGCTCACTGCGCCAGAAATGGTGTCGGCGGCCGCCACTGATCTGGACGGGATCGCGGCTGCGCTGTACGCGGCGAACGCGGCCGCGGCCGGCCCCACGACCGGATTGCTGGCGGCGGCCGAAGACGAAGTATCGAGGGCTGTCGCGACTCTGTTTGGCGCCTTCGGTCAGGAGTATCAGGCTGTCGTCACCCACGCCGCCGCGTTTCACACCGAGTTCACCCGGGCACTGGCCGCGGCGGCGAGCGCGTACGCACAAGCCGAGGCCACCGCGTCGAACGCGCTGAGCGCATTCGGCACGCAAGTCCAGACCCTGTTGACCCCGCTGCTTCCCAACGGCGGCGCCGGTGCCATCAACCCGCCGTCGATAACCAGCCTCGGCACGCAGGTCGCCTTCATCATGGGCGGCACCGGCATCCCGGACCCCGACGCGATGTATGTGACAGGCGCTCAGACGCTGTTCATCCAGCCCCGTTTCCCGGGTTACCTATCGAATGCCCTGCACACGCCCGAGCAGTTCTGGCCCACGACCCCGAATCTCGGCAACCTGACGTTCGGCCGGTCCGTGGCCGAGGGTGTGGCCATTTTGAGCAACGCGCTCACTACGCAACTCAGCACCGCGGGCAACAGCGCCGTGGTTTACGGCTACTCGCAGAGCGCCGCGATTGCCACCATCGAAATACGCCATTTGATGGCCCAAGTCACCCCGCCGAGTCCCAGCGACCTGGGCTTCGTGCTGACCGGTAACCCGAACAATCCCAACGGCGGCGTCCTGCAACGCTTCACCGGCCTGTACGTGCCGGTTCTGGATGTGCTGTTCAACGGCGCGACGCCGCCGGATTCGCCCTACCCGACTGTCATCTACACCAACCAGTACGACGGCACCGGCAACTTCCCGCAATACCCGCTCAATCTCTTGGCGGACCTGAACGCCGTGATCGGAATAGTCGACGGTACGCATTACTACGTCGGCTTGCCGCCGGACCAGGTTGCCAACGCTGTGCACCTACCGACTTCCCCGGGCTACAGCGGCAACACCGAGTACTTCCTGGGCCTCACTCAGAAGCTGCCGCTGACCAGCCTTATTCGTCCGATTCCCTATGTGGGGACGCCACTTGCCGAGCTGGTCCAGCCGGACCTGCGGGTGCTCGTCGATTTGGGTTACTCCGACTACGGGCCGGGCCTGAGCTATGCGGACATTCCCACCCCGGCCTCTTTCCTGTCGGTTCCCAACCCGTTCGCCGTCAGCTACTACCTGGCCAAGGGCGCCGTGCAGGGAGTCCAGAGCAGCATGGTGAGCCTTGGGTGGTTGCCGCCGTCCTACATACCCACTGGGTATCCGTACGCTCCGTCGGTGGCCCCGGGTCTGAACTTCTTTGTGGGTCAGCCGAGCGTGACCGGCCTGTCCCTGCTGACCGGTGCCCTGGGCACCGCGGCCAAAGATCTGGGATGGATTCCGCCGTGGTGGGATTGA
- a CDS encoding PE family protein, producing MTHLIAAPEMMVSAATSAVKIGSSISAAGAAAAGSTTNVLAAAADEVSAAIAKLFGTYGQQLQAALTQATAFHDEFVQTLAGAATTYAQAEAANAAAVANALGGLNAQVQSLLAPAVGNATTAPTVMAAAAPAASAVALVMGGTFDPEPFPLYVSLINSSYIKPFFPGANPTGVSYPAQLWPLTIFQGNLTLNESVAQGMTDLTNAIYSQIGAGNTVVNFGFSQSAVVSTNVITQLMALPPGMRPDPSQLSFVLAGNPATPNGGFFTRFPGITIPWLDITFTEATPPDSPYPTTIYATQYDPASDFPRYPLNLLADLNALMSTGRHELYPNLDVNDAVPLPTSPGYNGNTQYYMFMTKDLPLLDPLRAIPFVGEPLAELIQPDLRVLVDLGYSDWGNGQDYANVVTPASLFSIPDPFVVGRELVDGTVKGVQASLVELGVLPQSALPNEYPYLPDLDTDVNFYVGQPTVTDISVLTRAVGPLLDMIPPIHHNPLLTPLALPLIPLILPLLQ from the coding sequence ATGACGCACTTAATCGCTGCGCCCGAAATGATGGTGTCGGCGGCTACAAGTGCGGTGAAAATTGGTTCGTCAATCAGCGCGGCCGGTGCGGCCGCAGCGGGATCGACGACCAATGTACTGGCGGCCGCTGCCGACGAGGTATCGGCGGCCATCGCCAAACTCTTCGGCACATACGGCCAGCAGCTTCAGGCGGCCCTCACCCAAGCCACCGCGTTTCACGACGAGTTCGTCCAGACGCTGGCCGGTGCGGCAACCACCTACGCGCAAGCCGAGGCCGCCAATGCCGCCGCGGTGGCCAACGCTCTCGGCGGACTCAACGCGCAGGTCCAGAGCCTGCTTGCGCCGGCGGTCGGCAACGCCACCACCGCGCCGACAGTGATGGCTGCCGCGGCACCCGCCGCCTCGGCGGTGGCGCTGGTCATGGGCGGAACGTTCGACCCGGAGCCCTTCCCCCTCTACGTTTCACTGATCAACAGTTCCTACATCAAGCCCTTCTTCCCCGGCGCAAACCCGACGGGCGTGAGTTACCCCGCACAGCTGTGGCCGCTCACCATATTCCAGGGCAACCTGACGCTCAACGAGTCCGTCGCCCAAGGCATGACGGATCTGACTAATGCGATCTATTCTCAGATCGGCGCGGGAAATACCGTCGTCAATTTCGGGTTCTCGCAAAGCGCTGTGGTTTCCACCAACGTGATTACCCAACTGATGGCCCTGCCCCCTGGCATGCGGCCCGACCCCAGCCAGCTGTCGTTCGTGCTCGCCGGTAATCCCGCAACGCCCAACGGGGGCTTCTTCACCCGATTTCCAGGCATTACCATCCCCTGGTTGGACATAACGTTCACCGAAGCGACCCCGCCGGATTCTCCCTACCCGACCACCATTTACGCCACCCAATACGACCCGGCCAGCGACTTCCCGCGCTACCCGCTCAATTTGTTGGCCGACCTCAACGCGCTAATGAGCACCGGGCGACACGAGTTGTACCCAAATCTCGACGTTAACGACGCGGTACCGTTGCCGACGTCTCCGGGGTATAACGGCAACACCCAGTACTACATGTTCATGACCAAAGATCTGCCGTTGCTCGACCCGCTTCGCGCCATCCCCTTTGTGGGTGAGCCGCTCGCCGAGCTCATCCAGCCCGATCTGCGGGTGCTGGTCGATTTGGGCTACTCCGATTGGGGAAACGGCCAGGACTACGCGAATGTGGTGACCCCAGCCAGCCTGTTTTCCATCCCCGACCCCTTCGTCGTCGGCCGAGAGCTGGTCGATGGCACCGTCAAGGGTGTCCAAGCCTCACTCGTGGAACTAGGCGTATTGCCGCAATCCGCACTGCCGAACGAATACCCATACCTTCCGGACTTGGACACCGACGTGAATTTCTACGTGGGCCAGCCAACCGTGACGGACATATCTGTGCTTACTCGCGCCGTCGGGCCGCTGCTGGACATGATTCCGCCTATCCACCACAACCCTCTGCTGACGCCATTGGCACTTCCGTTGATTCCGCTAATCCTTCCGTTGCTCCAGTAG
- a CDS encoding acyl-CoA thioesterase has protein sequence MTTDSEQAQWSVDRLLELFEVRAQGADRFRAETGIAGQDGRQVVEGTQVLAQAIVAVAQRFQSKSVRSAHAVFSRAVAVGPPVELLLDVVHEGRSTATAVVSAQQDGRRCITMTVLADVPTGDVIRHHLPRPGVAAPADSNVSQVPMLGRELRLVDVVDVNSPDEVGPPELYAWLRYDPIPVRDDLAKALVAYFTGHLGISTTMRAHPGIGTSQAHLSVSTAPMTISVAFHEPVRWDGWLLYTHESTQVGAGMSYVRGTVHTEEGGLIASFAQEAMIRPLRTTDTAIDARSRF, from the coding sequence TTGACGACAGATTCCGAACAGGCCCAATGGTCGGTCGATCGGCTGCTCGAGCTCTTCGAGGTGCGGGCCCAGGGTGCCGATCGGTTCAGGGCCGAAACCGGCATCGCCGGGCAGGACGGCCGGCAGGTGGTGGAGGGCACCCAGGTGCTGGCACAGGCGATCGTCGCGGTGGCCCAGCGGTTCCAGAGCAAGTCGGTGCGTTCGGCGCACGCGGTGTTCTCCCGCGCCGTCGCGGTGGGTCCGCCGGTCGAGTTGCTCCTCGACGTCGTGCACGAGGGCCGGTCCACCGCCACCGCCGTCGTCTCGGCACAGCAGGACGGCCGGCGCTGCATCACCATGACCGTCCTGGCCGACGTCCCCACCGGCGACGTGATCCGCCATCACCTGCCGCGGCCCGGCGTCGCGGCGCCCGCGGACTCCAACGTCTCGCAGGTGCCGATGCTCGGACGCGAGTTGCGACTCGTCGACGTGGTCGACGTCAACAGTCCCGACGAGGTCGGACCACCCGAGTTATACGCGTGGTTGCGCTACGACCCCATTCCGGTCCGTGACGACCTGGCGAAGGCGCTGGTCGCGTACTTCACCGGCCACCTCGGCATTTCGACCACCATGCGGGCGCACCCGGGCATCGGTACCAGCCAGGCGCATCTGAGCGTGTCCACCGCGCCGATGACGATCTCGGTGGCCTTCCACGAACCGGTGCGCTGGGACGGCTGGTTGCTCTACACCCACGAGAGCACGCAGGTCGGCGCCGGGATGTCGTACGTCCGCGGCACCGTGCACACCGAGGAGGGCGGACTCATTGCGTCCTTTGCGCAGGAGGCGATGATCCGGCCGCTGCGCACCACCGACACGGCGATCGACGCCCGGTCCCGGTTCTAG